In Kineococcus sp. NBC_00420, a single genomic region encodes these proteins:
- a CDS encoding putative colanic acid biosynthesis acetyltransferase, with the protein MIRRLSGFTGAGYDKGRGPLWQIAWQLVSGLVVVRWWCPAALRVALLRAFGARIGAGVLIRHGVRVHWPWKLTVGADSWIGQGAWVLNLEPVVLGHDVCISQDVLLCTGSHDHRSPTFEFDNAPIEVGDGAWIAARATVLRGVVVGSGAVVGACALVVRDVPAGATVLAPQAIEPGR; encoded by the coding sequence GTGATCCGGCGGCTGTCCGGTTTCACCGGCGCCGGCTACGACAAGGGCCGGGGCCCGCTCTGGCAGATCGCCTGGCAGCTCGTCTCGGGTCTCGTCGTGGTGCGGTGGTGGTGCCCCGCCGCCCTGCGGGTCGCGCTGCTGCGGGCGTTCGGGGCCCGCATCGGTGCGGGGGTCCTCATCCGGCACGGGGTGCGCGTGCACTGGCCCTGGAAGCTGACCGTCGGGGCCGACAGCTGGATCGGTCAGGGCGCCTGGGTGCTCAACCTGGAACCCGTCGTCCTCGGGCACGACGTCTGCATCTCCCAGGACGTGCTGCTCTGCACGGGCAGCCACGACCACCGTTCGCCCACCTTCGAGTTCGACAACGCGCCCATCGAGGTCGGCGACGGCGCCTGGATCGCCGCCCGGGCCACCGTCCTGCGGGGGGTCGTCGTGGGCAGCGGGGCCGTCGTGGGGGCCTGCGCCCTCGTCGTGCGCGACGTGCCGGCCGGCGCCACCGTCCTCGCCCCGCAGGCGATCGAACCGGGGCGCTGA
- the mshC gene encoding cysteine--1-D-myo-inosityl 2-amino-2-deoxy-alpha-D-glucopyranoside ligase — protein sequence MRSWPVPEVPTLPGRGPRVLLHDTSSGGLVPVGPESGTATLYVCGITPYDATHLGHANTYVAFDLLGRAWRDAGLQVRYVQNVTDVDDPLLERAEATGVDWRDLALSQIELFRGDMTALSVVPPQEYLGVVEAVDLVSAAVRDLLAAGAAYRVAGVDGGPDGDVYFPVDSDVAFGTVGGYDLETMLELSAERGGDPRRPGKRNALDPLLWRVERPGEPAWDGGVLGRGRPGWHIECTAIALQHLGMPIDVQGGGSDLVFPHHEMGAAHAHLLRPESRPFAGAYAHSGMVALDGEKMSKSKGNLVLVSKLVAAGVPAAVVRLAIVAHHWRAEWEWTDEVLAEAQARYARWNSAVSAASGPAAEELLATVRARLADDLDGPGAVAAVDAWVEAATAEPGDDAEAPDLVRRTVSALLGVVLP from the coding sequence GTGCGTTCCTGGCCCGTCCCCGAAGTCCCGACCCTCCCCGGTCGCGGCCCCCGCGTCCTCCTGCACGACACCTCGAGCGGCGGCCTCGTGCCCGTCGGCCCGGAGTCGGGGACGGCGACGCTCTACGTCTGCGGGATCACGCCCTACGACGCGACGCACCTGGGGCACGCCAACACCTACGTGGCCTTCGACCTGCTGGGCCGGGCCTGGCGGGACGCGGGCCTGCAGGTCCGCTACGTGCAGAACGTGACCGACGTCGACGACCCGCTGCTCGAACGGGCCGAGGCGACGGGCGTCGACTGGCGCGACCTGGCCCTGTCCCAGATCGAGTTGTTCCGCGGGGACATGACGGCCCTGTCGGTCGTCCCGCCGCAGGAGTACCTCGGTGTCGTGGAAGCCGTCGACCTGGTCTCGGCCGCGGTGCGCGACCTCCTCGCCGCCGGCGCGGCCTACCGGGTGGCGGGCGTGGACGGCGGCCCCGACGGCGACGTGTACTTCCCGGTGGACTCCGACGTGGCGTTCGGCACCGTGGGCGGCTACGACCTCGAGACCATGCTGGAACTCTCCGCCGAACGGGGCGGCGACCCGCGGCGTCCGGGCAAGCGGAACGCGCTGGACCCGTTGCTCTGGCGCGTCGAACGTCCCGGTGAACCCGCCTGGGACGGGGGTGTCCTCGGACGCGGCCGTCCCGGCTGGCACATCGAGTGCACCGCGATCGCCCTGCAGCACCTGGGGATGCCGATCGACGTCCAGGGCGGGGGCAGCGACCTCGTCTTCCCGCACCACGAGATGGGCGCGGCCCACGCGCACCTGCTGCGGCCGGAGTCACGTCCCTTCGCCGGCGCGTACGCGCACTCGGGGATGGTGGCCCTCGACGGCGAGAAGATGAGCAAGTCCAAGGGGAACCTGGTGCTCGTCTCGAAGCTCGTCGCCGCGGGGGTACCGGCGGCGGTCGTGCGGTTGGCCATCGTCGCCCACCACTGGCGCGCCGAGTGGGAGTGGACCGACGAGGTCCTGGCCGAGGCCCAGGCGCGGTACGCCCGCTGGAACTCCGCCGTCTCCGCGGCGAGCGGACCCGCGGCTGAGGAACTCCTCGCCACGGTCCGTGCGCGCTTGGCCGACGACCTCGACGGGCCGGGTGCGGTCGCGGCCGTCGACGCGTGGGTCGAGGCCGCGACGGCGGAGCCGGGTGACGACGCCGAGGCGCCGGACCTGGTGCGTCGCACCGTCTCCGCCCTGCTCGGTGTCGTCCTGCCCTGA
- a CDS encoding membrane dipeptidase, which produces MADVADHVDHAREVMGAGHVGLGGDYDGTDELPVGLEDVSGYPNLLRELADRGWSAAELAGLTSANALRVLEEAQDGTSVD; this is translated from the coding sequence GTGGCCGACGTGGCGGACCACGTCGACCACGCCCGCGAGGTCATGGGCGCCGGGCACGTCGGACTCGGCGGCGACTACGACGGCACCGACGAACTCCCCGTCGGCCTCGAGGACGTCTCCGGGTACCCGAACCTGCTGCGGGAACTGGCCGACCGCGGCTGGTCCGCAGCGGAACTCGCCGGTCTCACCAGCGCCAACGCGCTGCGCGTCCTGGAGGAGGCGCAGGACGGCACCAGCGTCGACTGA
- the corA gene encoding magnesium/cobalt transporter CorA, giving the protein MIVDVATYQDGKRSEVGGLTAGLDSCRDTDDGFLWVVLQDPTAEELSEVGRELHLHRLAVQDAVTGHQRPKVERYGDTVFVVLKVLSYFDETSSVETSELMMFVAERFVVTVRRGDTGPAYDVRDTVQRDPHRLKLGPKAVMHAVMEHVVGEYTRIDDELERDVEQMEEQVFSPDRSSDAQRIYSLKREVLEVRRAAVPLVAPLKALVSDDHEPEHETGHHVLDQQARFVLRDVLDNLTRTVEHVESYDRLLTDILNAHLAQVSVRQNDDMRKISAWAAIAAVPTLVAGVYGMNFQHMPELSWRYGYPGCVLFMVAVCFGLFRVFKRSGWL; this is encoded by the coding sequence GTGATCGTGGACGTGGCCACCTACCAGGACGGCAAGCGCTCGGAGGTGGGCGGTCTCACCGCCGGCCTGGACTCCTGTCGGGACACCGACGACGGGTTCCTCTGGGTCGTGCTCCAGGACCCCACCGCGGAAGAGCTGTCAGAGGTCGGCAGGGAGCTGCACCTGCACCGCCTCGCCGTCCAGGACGCCGTGACCGGGCACCAGCGCCCGAAGGTCGAGCGGTACGGGGACACGGTCTTCGTGGTCCTGAAGGTCCTCTCCTACTTCGACGAGACCTCCAGCGTCGAGACCAGCGAACTCATGATGTTCGTCGCGGAGCGCTTCGTCGTCACCGTCCGCCGCGGCGACACCGGGCCGGCCTACGACGTCCGGGACACCGTCCAGCGGGACCCGCACCGGCTGAAGCTCGGTCCCAAGGCCGTCATGCACGCCGTGATGGAACACGTCGTCGGCGAGTACACCCGCATCGACGACGAGCTCGAACGCGACGTCGAGCAGATGGAGGAGCAGGTCTTCTCCCCCGACCGTTCCTCCGACGCCCAGCGGATCTACTCCCTCAAACGGGAGGTCCTGGAGGTCCGCCGCGCTGCGGTGCCCCTCGTCGCCCCGCTCAAGGCCCTGGTCAGCGACGACCACGAGCCCGAGCACGAGACCGGGCACCACGTGCTCGACCAGCAGGCGCGGTTCGTCCTGCGCGACGTGCTGGACAACCTGACCCGGACCGTCGAGCACGTGGAGAGCTACGACCGCCTGCTCACCGACATCCTCAACGCCCACCTCGCACAGGTCTCGGTGCGCCAGAACGACGACATGCGCAAGATCTCGGCGTGGGCGGCCATCGCCGCGGTCCCGACGTTGGTGGCCGGCGTGTACGGCATGAACTTCCAGCACATGCCGGAGCTCTCCTGGCGCTACGGCTACCCCGGCTGCGTGCTGTTCATGGTGGCCGTCTGCTTCGGTCTGTTCCGGGTGTTCAAACGGTCGGGCTGGTTGTAG
- a CDS encoding DUF3090 domain-containing protein — MPVYEYDPPERFVAGTVGEPGARTFFLQARGGKRLTSVSLEKTQVSALAERVGELLDEIVRRSGGQAPVPAMPAAGSEDTAPLDVPIDEEFRVGTMSLAWDGERDVVVIECFEASEEDVDPEVPDLTPDRNLLRVSLDGTTARAFATRALALVAAGRPPCPFCAGPLDPVGHICPRANGYRR, encoded by the coding sequence ATGCCCGTGTACGAGTACGACCCGCCCGAACGCTTCGTGGCGGGCACCGTCGGCGAGCCCGGGGCCCGGACGTTCTTCCTGCAGGCCCGGGGCGGGAAGCGCCTCACGTCGGTCTCGCTGGAGAAGACGCAGGTGTCCGCCCTGGCCGAACGTGTCGGCGAACTCCTCGACGAGATCGTGCGCCGTTCCGGCGGTCAGGCTCCCGTTCCCGCGATGCCGGCCGCGGGGTCGGAGGACACCGCCCCGCTCGACGTCCCCATCGACGAGGAGTTCCGGGTCGGCACGATGAGCCTGGCCTGGGACGGCGAACGCGACGTCGTGGTCATCGAGTGCTTCGAGGCGTCGGAGGAGGACGTGGACCCGGAGGTCCCGGACCTGACCCCGGACCGGAACCTGCTGCGGGTCTCGCTCGACGGGACGACGGCACGGGCCTTCGCCACCCGCGCCCTGGCCCTCGTCGCGGCCGGTCGTCCGCCGTGCCCGTTCTGCGCGGGTCCGCTGGATCCCGTCGGGCACATCTGCCCGCGCGCGAACGGGTACCGACGCTGA
- a CDS encoding SCO1664 family protein — translation MNGTFAGVAEQDALARLVAGEIEVRGRLVDASNATLYAVVDGAEGELACVYKPVAGERPLWDFPDETLARREVASYAVSAVTGWNVVPPTVFRDGPLGPGSVQLWLQQDGAEPADPDEVVLPSAGAGLIDIVAPRRVADGWHTVLQAEDGAGRPVALVHADDLRLRHIAVLDVVLNNADRKGGHVLPGWSGAVHGVDHGLTFHEEPKLRTVLWGFGGSHLLAEEREVLAGLLADLNGSLGALLGELLSVEEVVATLERTEQLLQADRLPRARGHRTIPWPPF, via the coding sequence CTGAACGGGACGTTCGCGGGCGTCGCCGAGCAGGACGCCCTGGCCCGGCTGGTGGCGGGGGAGATCGAGGTGCGCGGCCGGCTCGTGGACGCCTCGAACGCGACGCTCTACGCCGTCGTCGACGGCGCAGAGGGCGAACTCGCGTGCGTCTACAAACCGGTCGCGGGGGAGCGTCCGCTGTGGGACTTCCCGGACGAGACACTGGCGCGACGTGAGGTCGCGTCGTACGCGGTGTCCGCGGTGACGGGCTGGAACGTGGTGCCCCCCACCGTGTTCCGCGACGGGCCGCTCGGTCCGGGCTCCGTCCAGCTCTGGTTGCAGCAGGACGGGGCAGAACCCGCCGACCCCGATGAGGTGGTGCTGCCGTCGGCCGGGGCGGGCCTCATCGACATCGTCGCGCCGCGCCGGGTGGCGGACGGCTGGCACACCGTGCTGCAGGCCGAGGACGGTGCGGGCCGCCCGGTGGCGCTGGTCCACGCCGACGACCTGCGACTGCGGCACATCGCCGTCCTGGACGTCGTGCTCAACAACGCCGACCGCAAGGGCGGGCACGTGCTGCCCGGCTGGTCGGGGGCCGTCCACGGGGTGGACCACGGTCTGACCTTCCACGAGGAACCCAAGCTGCGGACCGTCCTCTGGGGGTTCGGCGGGAGCCACCTGCTAGCCGAGGAGCGCGAGGTCCTCGCCGGCCTGCTGGCCGACCTGAACGGCTCCCTCGGAGCGCTGCTGGGTGAGCTCCTGAGCGTCGAGGAGGTCGTCGCGACCCTCGAGCGGACCGAGCAGCTGCTGCAGGCGGACCGGTTGCCCCGGGCGCGGGGTCACCGCACGATCCCGTGGCCGCCGTTCTGA
- a CDS encoding GDP-L-fucose synthase family protein: protein MDAPTGHGRWPLDPESTVYVAGHRGLVGSAVLRRLEAEGFRNLVVRTSGELDLRERPAVDRFFDEVRPDVVVLAAAKVGGIGANSTFPAQFLSDNLRIQVNVLDAAVAVGTPRLLLLGSSCIYPKFAEQPIREDSLLTGPLEPTNDAYAIAKIAGVLQVQAVRRQYGLPWISAMPTNLYGPHDNFDPEASHVLPAMLRRFHEAARDDVPVVTCWGSGTPRREFLHVDDLAQACLFLLRHYDDPDPVNVGTGSDVTVAELAGMVAGVAGYRGRIEWDASKPDGTPRKLLDVSKLRALGWSASTPLADGVAATYDWYRRALEPVA from the coding sequence ATGGACGCCCCCACTGGTCACGGACGGTGGCCCCTCGACCCGGAGTCGACGGTCTACGTCGCCGGTCACCGCGGACTGGTCGGGTCGGCCGTGCTGCGGAGGCTGGAGGCCGAGGGGTTCCGCAACCTCGTCGTGCGGACCTCCGGCGAACTCGACCTGCGCGAACGCCCCGCCGTCGACCGGTTCTTCGACGAGGTGCGGCCCGACGTCGTGGTGCTCGCCGCCGCCAAGGTCGGCGGCATCGGCGCGAACTCGACGTTCCCGGCCCAGTTCCTCTCCGACAACCTCCGGATCCAGGTGAACGTCCTCGACGCGGCCGTCGCGGTCGGGACGCCGCGGTTGCTGCTGCTGGGTTCCTCCTGCATCTACCCGAAGTTCGCCGAGCAGCCCATCCGCGAGGACTCGTTGCTCACCGGGCCGCTGGAACCCACCAACGACGCCTACGCGATCGCCAAGATCGCCGGTGTCCTGCAGGTGCAGGCGGTCCGTCGCCAGTACGGGTTGCCGTGGATCTCCGCGATGCCCACCAACCTCTACGGCCCCCACGACAACTTCGACCCCGAGGCCTCCCACGTCCTGCCCGCGATGCTGCGCCGGTTCCACGAGGCCGCCCGCGACGACGTCCCCGTGGTCACGTGCTGGGGGAGCGGCACCCCGCGCCGGGAGTTCCTGCACGTCGACGACCTGGCGCAGGCGTGCCTCTTCCTGTTGCGCCACTACGACGACCCCGACCCGGTCAACGTCGGGACCGGGTCCGACGTCACGGTCGCCGAACTCGCGGGGATGGTCGCCGGGGTCGCCGGGTACCGCGGTCGGATCGAGTGGGACGCGTCGAAGCCCGACGGCACCCCGCGCAAGCTGCTCGACGTGTCGAAGCTGCGCGCCCTCGGCTGGAGCGCGTCCACCCCCCTGGCCGACGGCGTCGCGGCGACCTACGACTGGTACCGGCGTGCCCTGGAGCCGGTGGCGTGA
- the gmd gene encoding GDP-mannose 4,6-dehydratase: protein MRKIALITGITGQDGSYLAELLLEKGYAVHGLVRRSSSFNTARIDHLYQDPHDPHARFFLHFGELTDGSRMVTLLDDIRPDEVYHLAAQSHVRVSFEEPEFTGDTTGLGTTRILEAIRMIGLQCRFYQASSSEMFGATPPPQSEVTPFHPRSPYGAAKVYGYWMTRNYREAYGMFAVNGILFNHESPRRGETFVTRKIASAAARIAAGKQDTLYLGNLDAVRDWGYAKEYVEGMWRMLQQDRPSDYVLATGVGTSVREFAQNCFESVGLDWRDHVAHDERYERPSEVDALIGDPSKARRELGWSATVQATELAQLMTEAERRALVSPVAR from the coding sequence ATGCGCAAGATTGCGCTCATCACGGGCATCACGGGTCAGGACGGCTCCTACCTGGCCGAACTGTTGCTGGAGAAGGGTTACGCGGTCCACGGACTGGTGCGGCGGTCGTCGTCGTTCAACACCGCCAGGATCGACCACCTGTACCAGGACCCGCACGACCCGCACGCGCGGTTCTTCCTGCACTTCGGGGAACTGACCGACGGCTCCCGGATGGTGACCCTGCTCGACGACATCCGTCCCGACGAGGTGTACCACCTCGCCGCGCAGTCGCACGTGCGCGTGAGTTTCGAGGAACCGGAGTTCACCGGCGACACCACCGGGCTCGGCACCACGCGCATCCTCGAGGCCATCCGCATGATCGGCCTGCAGTGCCGGTTCTACCAGGCCTCCAGCTCGGAGATGTTCGGCGCCACGCCACCTCCGCAGTCCGAGGTCACCCCGTTCCACCCGCGCAGCCCCTACGGCGCGGCGAAGGTGTACGGGTACTGGATGACACGCAACTACCGCGAGGCGTACGGGATGTTCGCGGTGAACGGCATCCTCTTCAACCACGAGTCCCCCCGCCGCGGTGAGACGTTCGTCACCCGGAAGATCGCCTCCGCGGCCGCCCGGATCGCCGCCGGCAAGCAGGACACCCTCTACCTCGGCAACCTCGACGCCGTCCGCGACTGGGGTTACGCCAAGGAGTACGTCGAGGGCATGTGGCGGATGCTGCAGCAGGACCGACCGAGCGACTACGTCCTCGCCACCGGGGTCGGCACCTCGGTCCGGGAGTTCGCGCAGAACTGCTTCGAGTCGGTGGGCCTGGACTGGCGCGACCACGTCGCGCACGACGAGCGCTACGAACGGCCCTCCGAGGTCGACGCGCTCATCGGTGACCCGTCCAAGGCCCGTCGCGAACTCGGCTGGAGCGCTACCGTGCAGGCCACGGAACTCGCGCAGTTGATGACCGAGGCCGAACGGCGCGCCCTGGTGTCGCCCGTCGCCCGCTGA
- a CDS encoding histidine phosphatase family protein: MPTLLLVRHGRSTANTAGVLAGWTPDVHLDDVGRGQAQALARRLAPVTVASFVVSPLERCQETAGELRSLDGPSGPRPDVLTEDRLGECKYGDWTGKAIKDLAKEPLWRTVQSHPSAAVFPGPEGEGLATMQHRAVVAIREHDARVAAEHGDDAVWVAVTHGDVIKAILADALGMHLDLFQRISADPCSVSVIRYAPLRPFVIRTNDSGGDLAGFAPAKKRTRRAGKRAEASSDAVVGGSTGAA, from the coding sequence GTGCCGACCCTCTTGCTCGTCCGCCACGGCCGCAGCACCGCCAACACCGCCGGCGTCCTCGCCGGGTGGACCCCCGACGTGCACCTCGACGACGTCGGCCGGGGGCAGGCGCAGGCGCTGGCGCGACGGTTGGCCCCGGTCACGGTGGCCTCCTTCGTCGTCTCACCGCTGGAACGCTGCCAGGAGACCGCCGGCGAGCTCCGCTCCCTCGACGGGCCGTCCGGCCCGCGTCCCGACGTGCTCACCGAGGATCGGCTGGGGGAGTGCAAGTACGGCGACTGGACCGGGAAGGCGATCAAGGACCTGGCCAAGGAGCCGTTGTGGCGCACGGTGCAGTCGCACCCGTCCGCCGCGGTGTTCCCCGGTCCCGAGGGCGAGGGGCTGGCGACGATGCAGCACCGGGCCGTGGTGGCGATCCGTGAACACGACGCCCGTGTCGCGGCCGAGCACGGTGACGACGCGGTCTGGGTCGCGGTGACCCACGGGGACGTCATCAAGGCGATCCTGGCCGACGCCCTCGGCATGCACCTCGACCTCTTCCAGCGGATCTCCGCCGACCCGTGCTCGGTGTCGGTCATCCGCTACGCACCACTGCGACCGTTCGTGATCCGCACGAACGACTCCGGCGGCGACCTGGCCGGCTTCGCCCCGGCCAAGAAGCGCACCCGACGTGCGGGCAAGCGTGCCGAGGCGTCCTCGGACGCGGTCGTCGGTGGCAGCACCGGCGCGGCGTAG
- a CDS encoding endo-1,3-alpha-glucanase family glycosylhydrolase — MRLSPQLRTGTTRTKRVLTALLGATAVTTATLVPLVTATTATAATGDRTSASAFTTNDVLPFDMPSASAAAAHGKLVFAHYMPSLPLSLDNADPANDYYARNYLTPTGESGKHAAYGGFLRDRPLPVAKQSGSDWKLKNFELEVRQAKSAGIDGFSVDLLSINKTSPLYANQQLLLQAAANVGGFTILLMPDMTAGGSSATPDTLAAAMADLAGSPAAHRLADGRLVVAPFHADSRNAAWWSDFMSTMKTKYQKPVAFFPLSLDERSSLSSFKSIAYGVSNWGSRNPAWNSTDAAAAPTTRAKAVENLGLKWMQPVSVQDERPNQGIYDEAANTQNLRNTWAIARNTGADWVQIPTWNDYTEGSQIAPSVDQGWSFLDMNAYYVSWFKTGSAPAVKRDTVYVTHRTQSVSAKQTTAQSKTMRLRGGTGAQDTVEATTFLTAPGTVTVTVGGTKHSCQVDAGVDTCVVPLTNGTVSAVVTRGASTVAAVTSPKAVTSSPSVQDLHYVAASSRREGSTVAVSGPAPSTTPTVPASPRPTTPAPTVPAPTTPAPVTTAPAAPASKPTTTTLAPIADTYANEGAPGTEYGSDPLLVSRPGARAYLRFDLPTAPAGKKLTGATLRVHTASDPLSASANAHQVRLASNSWKEQSMNWNNKVPASGVLLGQVAAGAKVNSAYDVALDVAPLTPVLGKTQSLAVDALGVDSLWLWSRENKDANLRPQLVLTWS; from the coding sequence ATGCGTCTGTCCCCCCAGCTCCGCACCGGCACCACCCGCACCAAGCGCGTCCTCACCGCGCTGCTGGGTGCGACCGCCGTCACCACCGCGACGCTCGTCCCGCTCGTCACCGCCACCACGGCGACCGCGGCGACCGGCGACCGCACCAGCGCCAGCGCGTTCACCACGAACGACGTCCTCCCGTTCGACATGCCGTCGGCCTCCGCGGCCGCCGCTCACGGGAAGCTCGTCTTCGCCCACTACATGCCGTCGCTGCCGCTCTCGCTGGACAACGCCGACCCGGCCAACGACTACTACGCCCGGAACTACCTGACGCCGACCGGTGAGAGCGGCAAGCACGCCGCCTACGGCGGGTTCCTGCGCGACCGTCCCCTCCCGGTCGCCAAGCAGTCCGGTTCCGACTGGAAGCTCAAGAACTTCGAACTCGAGGTGCGCCAGGCGAAGTCGGCCGGCATCGACGGTTTCAGCGTGGACCTGCTGTCGATCAACAAGACCAGCCCGCTGTACGCGAACCAGCAGCTGCTGCTCCAGGCCGCCGCCAACGTCGGCGGTTTCACCATCCTGCTGATGCCGGACATGACCGCCGGTGGATCCTCCGCCACCCCGGACACCCTGGCCGCCGCGATGGCCGACCTGGCCGGTAGTCCCGCCGCGCACCGCCTCGCCGACGGTCGCCTGGTCGTCGCCCCGTTCCACGCCGACAGCCGGAACGCCGCCTGGTGGAGCGACTTCATGTCCACCATGAAGACCAAGTACCAGAAGCCGGTCGCGTTCTTCCCGCTGTCGCTGGACGAGCGCAGCAGCCTGAGCTCCTTCAAGTCGATCGCCTACGGCGTCTCGAACTGGGGCTCGCGCAACCCCGCCTGGAACTCCACCGACGCCGCCGCCGCCCCGACCACCCGCGCGAAGGCCGTCGAGAACCTGGGCCTGAAGTGGATGCAGCCCGTCTCGGTGCAGGACGAGCGTCCGAACCAGGGCATCTACGACGAAGCGGCGAACACCCAGAACCTCCGCAACACCTGGGCGATCGCCCGCAACACCGGTGCCGACTGGGTGCAGATCCCGACCTGGAACGACTACACCGAGGGCAGCCAGATCGCCCCGTCGGTGGACCAGGGCTGGTCGTTCCTGGACATGAACGCCTACTACGTGTCCTGGTTCAAGACGGGTTCCGCCCCGGCTGTGAAGCGCGACACCGTCTACGTCACCCACCGCACCCAGTCCGTGTCGGCCAAGCAGACCACCGCGCAGAGCAAGACGATGCGGCTGCGCGGTGGGACCGGCGCCCAGGACACCGTCGAGGCGACGACCTTCCTCACCGCCCCCGGCACCGTGACCGTCACCGTCGGCGGCACCAAGCACTCCTGCCAGGTCGACGCGGGGGTGGACACCTGCGTGGTCCCGCTCACCAACGGCACCGTCTCGGCCGTCGTGACCCGCGGCGCCAGCACCGTCGCCGCCGTCACCTCGCCGAAGGCCGTCACCAGCTCGCCCTCGGTGCAGGACCTGCACTACGTCGCGGCCTCCAGCCGGCGCGAGGGTTCGACCGTCGCCGTCAGCGGCCCGGCGCCGTCCACGACCCCGACCGTTCCCGCGTCGCCCCGTCCCACGACCCCGGCCCCCACGGTTCCGGCCCCGACGACCCCGGCCCCCGTCACGACCGCCCCCGCCGCACCCGCGTCGAAGCCCACCACCACGACCCTCGCTCCGATCGCCGACACCTACGCCAACGAGGGTGCCCCCGGCACCGAGTACGGCAGCGACCCGCTGCTGGTCTCGCGCCCCGGTGCCCGCGCCTACCTGCGCTTCGACCTGCCGACCGCCCCGGCCGGCAAGAAGCTCACCGGAGCCACCCTGCGCGTCCACACCGCCTCCGACCCGCTGTCGGCCTCGGCCAACGCCCACCAGGTCCGCCTCGCCTCCAACAGCTGGAAGGAGCAGAGCATGAACTGGAACAACAAGGTTCCCGCCTCCGGTGTCCTGCTCGGCCAGGTCGCGGCCGGCGCGAAGGTGAACTCCGCCTACGACGTCGCGTTGGACGTCGCACCGCTGACCCCCGTCCTCGGCAAGACCCAGAGCCTGGCCGTCGACGCCCTGGGCGTCGACAGCCTGTGGCTGTGGTCGAGGGAGAACAAGGACGCGAACCTGCGCCCCCAGCTGGTCCTCACCTGGAGCTGA
- a CDS encoding glycosyltransferase, translated as MRVLHVLTLVSPDGAFGGPVAVATHQTSALRARGHDVRVLAGARGYPGAPPTELGGTPLRAHRLHGVLPGAGFSGLTSPALLADARRALRWADVVHVHLARDLVTLPVARLALAVGTPLVLQPHGMVVPSAHPLAGPLDALATRTVLRRAAAVLHLTPAEEAGLRALVPAGPGWQRLTNGIPDVDPVPPLPARPGVLFLGRLVARKRPALFASTAAALLGEGIDADFALVGPDEGEGPAVRRVVAAAADPRLRWEGALAPSAVADRLAAASLVVLPSVAEPFPVAVLEAMAAGRGVVVVDDCGLAPAIAAAGAGAVVGPDPADLLDAVRDLLTRPGALAAAGSAAWRTSHSQFSMAAVTTRLETIYATAVS; from the coding sequence GTGCGCGTCCTGCACGTGCTGACGCTGGTCTCACCCGACGGAGCGTTCGGGGGACCGGTCGCGGTCGCGACCCACCAGACGTCCGCCCTGCGGGCCCGGGGCCACGACGTCCGCGTCCTCGCCGGCGCCCGCGGCTACCCCGGCGCCCCGCCCACCGAGCTCGGCGGCACCCCGCTGCGGGCCCACCGTCTCCACGGCGTGCTGCCCGGGGCCGGGTTCAGCGGTCTGACCTCGCCCGCGCTGCTCGCCGACGCCCGGCGGGCGCTGCGCTGGGCCGACGTCGTGCACGTCCACCTCGCCCGTGACCTCGTCACCCTGCCGGTGGCCCGGCTCGCCCTGGCCGTCGGCACCCCGCTGGTGCTGCAGCCCCACGGCATGGTCGTCCCGAGCGCGCACCCGCTGGCCGGCCCGCTCGACGCCCTGGCCACCCGCACCGTCCTGCGCCGTGCCGCCGCCGTCCTGCACCTGACCCCCGCCGAGGAGGCGGGGCTGCGCGCCCTCGTCCCCGCGGGTCCGGGGTGGCAGCGCCTCACCAACGGCATCCCGGACGTCGACCCGGTGCCGCCCCTGCCGGCCCGGCCCGGTGTCCTCTTCCTCGGCCGGCTCGTGGCCCGCAAACGTCCGGCGCTCTTCGCCTCGACGGCGGCCGCGTTGCTGGGGGAGGGGATCGACGCCGACTTCGCCCTCGTGGGACCCGACGAGGGGGAGGGGCCGGCCGTCCGCCGCGTCGTGGCGGCCGCCGCCGACCCCCGGCTGCGGTGGGAGGGGGCGCTGGCGCCGTCCGCCGTCGCCGACCGGCTGGCCGCCGCCTCGCTCGTGGTGCTGCCCTCGGTGGCCGAACCGTTCCCCGTCGCCGTGCTCGAGGCGATGGCCGCGGGCCGTGGCGTCGTGGTCGTGGACGACTGCGGGCTCGCCCCCGCGATCGCGGCCGCCGGGGCCGGCGCCGTCGTCGGTCCCGACCCCGCCGACCTGCTCGACGCGGTGCGCGACCTGCTGACCCGACCCGGGGCACTGGCCGCCGCGGGCAGCGCCGCGTGGCGCACATCACACTCGCAGTTCTCGATGGCGGCGGTCACCACCCGCCTCGAGACGATCTACGCGACCGCCGTTTCCTGA